A stretch of Nitrospira sp. DNA encodes these proteins:
- a CDS encoding helix-turn-helix transcriptional regulator: MRIDGARGTLTARLLRQDQHALLLLEEAPLHNRPLKLSHFGLSRRETEILGWVVQGKTNPEVAMILGISARTVQKHLEHIYGRLGVENRHAAISLALTASRMARTSEGLD; this comes from the coding sequence TTGCGTATCGACGGGGCACGAGGCACCCTCACGGCGCGGCTGCTCCGCCAAGACCAACATGCGCTGCTTCTCCTGGAAGAAGCCCCGCTGCACAATAGACCTCTCAAGCTTAGTCACTTTGGGCTCAGCCGTCGTGAAACAGAGATTCTCGGGTGGGTTGTCCAGGGCAAGACGAATCCAGAAGTCGCCATGATTCTGGGGATCAGCGCTCGCACGGTGCAAAAGCACCTCGAACATATCTACGGTCGGCTGGGAGTGGAAAATCGCCATGCGGCCATCAGCCTGGCGCTCACCGCGAGTCGAATGGCGAGAACGTCGGAAGGGCTAGACTAA
- a CDS encoding helix-turn-helix transcriptional regulator, with the protein MERLTGKDLRRISEFLRELYQLRTHEEFTNHLIVALPTIMEGEFTSYNEINHRQGTGSFKTDHPGFLENPAHYGQALARQAHSHPILQYFETTHDRSATTISDCVSQREFRDTGLYKEFFEPLRIPYTIGFALEIDSHHSITLAQHKGGREFSERTRAALNAIRPHVLQGFQNALAVTQMQEQLTALDQVMEAGHQAVLSVTTEGRIRFSTPHAQQLFTQYGLRIKRGSEWLPSSLRAWLRGQIAHLQSPDDVAPTIAPLTIAGTTGTLHIHIVPKAPYVLLMLQENRPTSTTNLAHLGLSARETEILTWVIQGKTNPEIGMILSISSRTVQKHLERVYSRLGVENRHAAISHVLNVNQSGQ; encoded by the coding sequence ATGGAACGACTAACCGGGAAAGATCTGCGGCGGATATCCGAGTTTTTGCGCGAGCTCTATCAGCTGCGCACGCATGAGGAGTTCACAAACCATCTGATCGTGGCGCTGCCAACGATCATGGAGGGTGAGTTTACGTCCTATAACGAGATCAACCATCGCCAGGGTACAGGCTCATTCAAGACGGACCACCCCGGTTTCCTTGAAAATCCTGCACACTATGGCCAGGCGCTCGCACGACAGGCCCACAGCCATCCGATCCTGCAGTATTTCGAAACGACCCACGACAGATCGGCCACTACCATTTCAGACTGTGTATCCCAACGGGAGTTTCGAGACACCGGGCTATACAAAGAATTCTTCGAGCCGCTGCGGATACCCTACACGATTGGCTTTGCACTCGAGATCGACTCACACCACAGCATCACCCTTGCCCAGCATAAGGGTGGACGAGAGTTCAGCGAACGTACAAGAGCCGCCCTGAATGCCATTCGCCCGCATGTGCTGCAAGGATTCCAGAACGCCCTCGCCGTGACGCAGATGCAGGAGCAGCTGACCGCGCTCGATCAAGTCATGGAAGCAGGCCACCAGGCGGTACTGTCCGTTACCACAGAGGGTCGTATCCGTTTTTCGACACCCCATGCCCAACAGCTCTTTACCCAGTACGGCCTCCGAATCAAGCGAGGTTCCGAGTGGCTGCCTTCGTCGCTTCGAGCGTGGCTACGCGGCCAGATTGCTCACCTACAATCGCCCGATGATGTGGCGCCAACTATTGCTCCGCTGACCATCGCCGGCACGACAGGCACACTCCACATCCACATAGTGCCCAAAGCCCCGTACGTTCTCTTAATGCTGCAGGAGAATAGGCCAACGTCAACGACGAACCTCGCTCATCTCGGATTGAGCGCACGAGAAACGGAGATTCTGACCTGGGTCATCCAAGGCAAGACAAATCCTGAGATTGGCATGATCCTCAGTATTAGTTCACGAACCGTCCAGAAGCATTTAGAGAGAGTCTACTCACGTCTTGGGGTCGAGAACCGCCATGCTGCTATCAGTCACGTGCTCAACGTCAACCAATCTGGCCAATAG